One window of Kiritimatiellia bacterium genomic DNA carries:
- a CDS encoding TrkH family potassium uptake protein yields MNFRAVFHLISFLPLVMGAAMLVCLGVGAALGDSPNAQLAFALAAGFSLASGAALWAFTRGPVDLNRRDGVGVVAFGWLTSTLLGAIPFVLSGATPSLADAWFESVSGFTTTGASVMSDLESAPRSILLWRAVTQFLGGMGILVLCVAILPLLGSGGMQIYKAEAAGPAKDRLTPRIAVTAKLLWGVYIGLTVVTIALLRWAGMGWFDAVCHAFATTATGGFSTRSASVSAFGNPAIEWIILVVMFLSGINFALHWRLLRGEWSAWARDREWRLYILILAAAAAVILANAGFRNYGGEMSPGLREILFTVVSIMTTTGFTTHDYTLWPALSQYLLFGLMLIGGCAGSTAGGIKVVRVLVLAKQVSREIKLFIQPQAIFNIKIGRQIIDPEIVSMISAFFLIYTLIWATASAMLAAFTPDLKTAVSAAVSCLGNVGPGLGSVGPAGNYAFFPDAAKALLSVCMLLGRLELYTLLVILIPRFWRR; encoded by the coding sequence GTGAACTTCCGCGCGGTCTTCCACCTGATTTCGTTCCTGCCCCTTGTCATGGGCGCGGCGATGCTCGTTTGCCTTGGCGTGGGAGCCGCGCTCGGCGATTCCCCGAATGCCCAGCTCGCCTTTGCCCTGGCCGCCGGCTTCTCTCTGGCCAGCGGCGCCGCATTATGGGCATTCACTCGGGGACCGGTGGACCTGAATCGCCGTGACGGCGTGGGCGTGGTGGCATTCGGCTGGCTGACAAGCACGTTGCTGGGGGCAATTCCGTTTGTGCTGTCGGGTGCAACCCCTTCGTTGGCGGATGCGTGGTTTGAATCGGTCTCCGGATTCACCACGACGGGCGCCTCCGTGATGAGCGACCTTGAGTCAGCGCCACGCTCGATTCTACTCTGGCGGGCGGTCACCCAGTTTCTCGGGGGGATGGGGATTCTCGTCCTCTGCGTTGCGATCCTCCCTCTGCTCGGTTCCGGCGGCATGCAAATCTACAAGGCAGAGGCCGCGGGCCCCGCCAAAGACCGTCTCACGCCGAGAATCGCGGTAACGGCCAAGCTCCTTTGGGGCGTCTACATCGGGTTGACGGTCGTCACGATTGCTCTGCTTCGATGGGCCGGGATGGGGTGGTTTGACGCCGTTTGTCATGCCTTTGCAACGACGGCGACCGGCGGATTTTCCACGCGGTCCGCCAGCGTTTCCGCATTTGGGAATCCAGCGATCGAATGGATCATCCTCGTCGTCATGTTCCTCAGCGGCATCAATTTCGCCCTCCACTGGCGCCTGCTGCGCGGTGAGTGGTCCGCTTGGGCGCGGGACCGGGAATGGCGACTCTACATCCTCATCCTCGCAGCGGCGGCGGCCGTGATCCTCGCCAACGCTGGCTTCCGAAACTACGGCGGCGAAATGTCCCCCGGCTTGCGGGAAATCCTTTTCACCGTCGTTTCCATCATGACCACGACAGGTTTCACGACGCACGACTACACCCTCTGGCCGGCGCTTTCGCAATATCTGCTCTTTGGCCTGATGCTGATCGGCGGCTGCGCGGGATCGACCGCCGGCGGCATCAAGGTGGTGCGGGTTCTGGTCCTGGCCAAACAGGTTTCTCGCGAGATCAAGCTCTTCATCCAGCCCCAGGCGATTTTCAACATAAAGATCGGCCGCCAAATCATTGATCCCGAAATCGTGTCCATGATTTCGGCGTTTTTCTTGATTTACACGCTCATCTGGGCGACGGCTTCCGCGATGCTTGCGGCCTTCACCCCCGATCTCAAGACCGCCGTTTCCGCGGCCGTAAGCTGCCTTGGCAACGTGGGTCCGGGACTGGGCAGCGTGGGCCCCGCAGGAAATTACGCCTTCTTCCCGGACGCCGCGAAGGCGCTGCTGTCGGTTTGCATGCTCCTCGGGCGTCTGGAGTTATACACGCTGCTCGTGATTCTGATCCCTCGATTCTGGCGACGTTAG
- the trkA gene encoding Trk system potassium transporter TrkA, which yields MRILIVGAGNAGRYLAAKLSEERHDIVVVDRDESALTELSSQLDIQAVAGEGSSPRVLDRAGLSQTDLLVAVTDRDEVNILACLFANAAGVRHKVARVSNPDLTHTRAKFDLRRMGIDLVISQKEECADEIFTILRMPGTLEAVDLFENRVLAVGFKIHMDSPLILQTLKNFPRPDLLQRIRMMALMRANELMIPRGDTQLMIGDELYLCGTPDDVNAFLEWAHPEHKRFEKVVIAGGGDLGLQIALRLEKADMPVVLIERDAERAQFCSQALDKALVIKGNALEQETLENAGVVRGSAFVAATGSDENNIIICLLAEKAGAAFTLAQVTRPEYVPIIGSLSLLDRAVSAHMSMINSILHFVRGKNVKAAAMLHNLPGELLDVVIAPGHRWADKPIRALKVPEDIVIATVLRGENVLPPTGDLVLRIQDRLVLFALPSGVERVEDLFRG from the coding sequence ATGCGCATCCTGATTGTAGGTGCCGGCAACGCCGGACGCTATTTGGCCGCTAAACTTAGCGAGGAACGCCACGATATTGTCGTTGTCGACCGGGACGAGTCGGCGCTGACTGAGCTGTCGTCACAACTGGACATCCAGGCGGTCGCGGGCGAGGGTTCGAGCCCCAGAGTCCTGGACCGGGCAGGTTTGTCCCAAACCGACTTGCTAGTGGCGGTGACCGACCGGGACGAAGTCAACATCCTCGCCTGCCTGTTCGCGAACGCAGCGGGGGTCCGGCACAAGGTCGCGCGGGTTTCCAATCCCGATCTGACCCATACGCGGGCCAAATTTGACCTCAGGCGTATGGGGATCGACCTGGTGATCAGTCAAAAGGAGGAGTGCGCCGACGAAATTTTCACTATCCTTCGCATGCCGGGAACGCTCGAGGCGGTCGACTTGTTTGAAAACCGGGTCTTGGCAGTCGGCTTCAAAATCCACATGGACAGCCCGCTGATCCTTCAGACCTTGAAGAATTTTCCGCGGCCCGACCTGCTCCAACGTATCCGAATGATGGCTCTGATGCGCGCGAATGAACTGATGATTCCCCGAGGGGACACCCAGTTGATGATCGGCGATGAACTTTATCTGTGCGGCACCCCGGACGATGTGAACGCGTTCCTCGAGTGGGCCCACCCGGAACACAAACGCTTCGAGAAGGTGGTCATTGCCGGTGGAGGAGATCTTGGCCTGCAAATTGCTCTTCGGTTGGAAAAGGCCGACATGCCCGTTGTGTTGATCGAGCGAGACGCTGAACGCGCACAATTTTGCTCACAGGCCCTAGACAAGGCGCTCGTCATCAAAGGCAATGCTCTGGAGCAGGAAACGCTCGAAAACGCCGGCGTGGTTCGAGGTTCGGCATTTGTGGCCGCCACAGGTTCCGATGAGAACAACATCATCATTTGTCTTCTGGCCGAAAAGGCTGGCGCGGCATTCACCCTGGCGCAAGTGACCCGTCCGGAATACGTCCCGATCATCGGAAGCCTGAGCCTCCTGGACCGCGCGGTCAGCGCCCACATGTCGATGATCAACTCGATCCTTCACTTTGTGCGCGGGAAAAACGTGAAAGCGGCCGCCATGCTGCACAATCTCCCGGGCGAGCTCCTCGACGTAGTGATCGCGCCCGGACATCGTTGGGCCGACAAGCCCATCCGCGCGCTAAAAGTACCGGAGGATATCGTCATTGCGACGGTTCTGCGCGGGGAGAATGTACTGCCCCCCACCGGCGACCTTGTGTTGCGCATCCAGGATCGGCTGGTGCTGTTTGCCCTCCCGAGCGGGGTCGAGCGCGTGGAGGATTTGTTTCGGGGCTGA
- a CDS encoding pseudouridine-5'-phosphate glycosidase, which produces MDLMFSRETSGARLEGRPIVALESALLTHGLPFPANLETVQRMEAAIRSEGAEPALIAVVGGQIRIGVEAEDLERLARGRSARKCSVRELPIAAARKEDGGTTVAATAWLAHLAGIRIMVTGGIGGVHRGQPFDVSADLDALARTPLIVVCSGAKAILDLPLTIEALETRGVPVVGYGCDEFPAFYSRRSGLPVDVRVDTPQEVADLAVARDSLGLSESLLVCVPVPKEFDIPAEEIADSVAQAVADAEKMGIRGKAITPFLLARVSELTGQRSERANRALLENNARVSAQIAAAVQSLPRARNR; this is translated from the coding sequence ATGGATTTGATGTTCAGCCGCGAGACCTCGGGGGCGAGGCTGGAAGGTCGGCCGATCGTGGCCTTGGAAAGCGCCCTTCTCACGCACGGGCTTCCATTTCCGGCGAACCTCGAAACGGTCCAGAGGATGGAGGCCGCGATCCGCTCCGAAGGGGCCGAGCCCGCGCTCATCGCCGTGGTCGGGGGGCAGATCCGGATCGGCGTCGAGGCGGAGGACCTGGAACGGCTCGCACGCGGCAGATCGGCAAGAAAGTGCAGCGTTCGGGAACTGCCGATTGCCGCCGCGAGAAAGGAAGATGGAGGGACGACCGTGGCGGCAACCGCCTGGCTTGCCCATCTTGCCGGCATTCGGATCATGGTGACGGGGGGCATCGGTGGCGTGCATCGCGGTCAGCCGTTTGATGTGAGCGCCGATCTGGACGCGCTCGCCCGCACGCCGCTGATCGTGGTCTGCTCGGGGGCGAAGGCGATCCTCGATCTGCCTCTGACAATCGAGGCGCTCGAAACGCGGGGCGTGCCGGTTGTCGGATATGGATGCGATGAATTCCCCGCCTTTTACTCGCGACGGTCGGGGTTGCCAGTTGATGTGCGGGTGGATACGCCGCAGGAGGTCGCGGATCTGGCGGTCGCGCGGGACAGTCTCGGATTGAGCGAGTCCCTTTTGGTGTGCGTGCCGGTTCCTAAGGAATTTGACATTCCGGCCGAGGAGATCGCCGACTCGGTTGCGCAAGCCGTAGCGGATGCGGAAAAGATGGGCATCCGGGGCAAGGCGATCACCCCATTTCTGCTCGCCCGCGTATCCGAGTTGACCGGCCAGCGAAGTGAGAGGGCGAACCGGGCCTTGCTGGAGAACAATGCGAGGGTATCGGCTCAAATCGCGGCCGCGGTTCAGAGCCTCCCGCGCGCTCGCAACCGTTGA
- a CDS encoding ABC transporter permease — MLRYIARRLLQMIPTMFGVILVTFLLFNWVGGSPARMKLGDKASPAALEEFDEIRGFNKPLIWGRYVKTRALPDVDFDLGPGGWAAGEGAVWHGEVLRVPAGVPLKPPFAFEPPRDRAHEWRIRWRNPGEKRWRVERVPVARGDAAADALTRWRNDRELELGSVALRRVVDAPWDSQLFFFLKQLARLDFGVSSSANQPVRDLLLDGIGPTISLALPILMLETALAISLGLYSAVYRGRLPDRILVIGSVALMSVNYLVWIVAGQYVLAFRLGWFPVWGFESFAYLLLPILVGVVSGLGAGVRFYRTILLEELNKDYVRTAYAKGLSRARVLFVHVLRNAAAPIITQVVLSLPFLYTGSLLLESFFGIPGLGYLSVNAINESDVDVVRAVVVIGSALYLVANLIADVLCAAADPRVKLS; from the coding sequence ATGCTGCGGTACATCGCAAGGCGCCTGCTGCAAATGATCCCGACGATGTTCGGCGTGATCCTCGTGACGTTCCTGCTGTTCAACTGGGTAGGGGGCAGTCCGGCCCGTATGAAGTTGGGGGATAAGGCCTCACCGGCCGCGCTTGAGGAATTCGACGAAATTCGCGGATTCAACAAGCCGCTCATCTGGGGGCGTTATGTCAAAACTCGTGCATTGCCGGATGTCGATTTTGACCTTGGGCCGGGCGGTTGGGCGGCAGGCGAGGGTGCGGTCTGGCACGGCGAAGTTCTTCGTGTCCCAGCGGGAGTGCCGTTGAAACCGCCGTTTGCGTTCGAGCCCCCGCGGGATCGGGCCCACGAGTGGCGGATCCGATGGCGGAACCCGGGAGAAAAACGCTGGCGCGTCGAGCGAGTGCCGGTGGCGAGAGGTGACGCGGCCGCTGACGCTCTCACAAGGTGGAGGAACGACCGTGAGCTCGAACTCGGATCGGTCGCCCTGCGGAGGGTTGTGGACGCGCCATGGGATTCGCAGTTGTTTTTCTTTCTCAAGCAGTTGGCTCGCCTCGATTTTGGCGTGTCCAGCAGCGCGAACCAGCCGGTCCGAGACCTCCTTCTGGATGGAATCGGCCCCACGATCTCCCTGGCCCTTCCAATTCTGATGTTGGAGACGGCATTGGCGATTTCGCTCGGTCTGTATAGCGCTGTCTATCGGGGCCGTCTTCCGGACCGGATTCTCGTCATCGGATCCGTGGCCCTGATGAGCGTCAACTATTTGGTGTGGATCGTTGCCGGACAATATGTGCTGGCATTTCGTCTCGGATGGTTTCCCGTGTGGGGATTTGAATCGTTTGCCTATTTGTTGTTGCCCATTTTGGTCGGCGTAGTAAGCGGGCTTGGGGCCGGTGTCCGTTTTTATCGGACAATTTTGCTGGAGGAATTGAACAAGGATTATGTGCGGACAGCTTATGCCAAGGGGTTGAGCCGCGCGCGTGTTCTCTTCGTGCACGTACTCCGCAACGCTGCGGCGCCGATCATCACGCAGGTGGTGCTCTCGCTGCCGTTTCTCTACACCGGCAGCTTGTTGCTCGAATCTTTTTTTGGGATTCCGGGGCTCGGTTATCTCAGCGTCAATGCGATCAATGAGAGCGATGTGGATGTGGTGCGCGCGGTGGTCGTGATCGGATCGGCGTTGTACCTCGTTGCCAATTTGATTGCCGATGTGTTGTGCGCGGCGGCGGACCCCCGCGTCAAACTCTCATGA
- a CDS encoding ABC transporter permease, with the protein MTWLRHLWKAGWPERFALCIVAAFAAMAVYGEVVYRLHRIWDQTPPYQLQDLDRRHQPPSVEHWMGTDGLGRDVFQRLVQGARIAFYVGIITSCIAIPIGVLLGLLAGYFGGRVDDAIVWLYSTFAAIPGLLFILAVSLVVGKGLLGVFLGIGLTTWVGICRLIRAETMSHRERAYVQAARVLGYSAPRILFRHIFPNVFHIVLVTFTLRFPASVGTEVFMSFLGLGVQGEPSWGIMLNDARARLWQGVWWEMTFVTAAIFLLVLSFNILGDRLRDLLDPRTRLAESSGAA; encoded by the coding sequence ATGACGTGGCTTCGACACCTGTGGAAGGCCGGCTGGCCGGAGCGGTTCGCTCTCTGCATCGTTGCGGCGTTTGCGGCCATGGCGGTTTACGGCGAGGTTGTGTATCGCCTGCATCGGATTTGGGATCAAACGCCTCCGTATCAGCTTCAAGACCTGGATCGCCGCCACCAGCCCCCGTCGGTGGAGCACTGGATGGGAACCGACGGGCTCGGACGCGATGTCTTCCAGCGTTTGGTACAAGGCGCGCGAATCGCGTTTTATGTCGGGATCATCACCTCGTGCATTGCCATCCCGATTGGGGTGCTGCTTGGATTGCTGGCCGGATATTTTGGTGGCAGGGTGGATGACGCGATTGTCTGGTTGTATTCAACGTTTGCAGCGATCCCCGGCCTGTTGTTTATCCTGGCTGTCTCGTTGGTCGTAGGGAAGGGGTTGCTCGGTGTGTTTCTAGGAATCGGGTTAACCACCTGGGTGGGGATCTGCCGGCTCATTCGCGCGGAAACGATGTCGCACCGGGAACGGGCCTACGTGCAGGCTGCGCGCGTGCTGGGCTATTCCGCGCCGCGAATCTTGTTTCGGCACATTTTCCCCAACGTCTTTCATATCGTGCTGGTGACGTTTACACTCCGTTTTCCCGCTTCAGTAGGAACCGAGGTGTTTATGAGTTTCCTGGGTCTCGGCGTCCAGGGTGAGCCTTCGTGGGGCATCATGCTGAACGACGCCCGCGCACGGCTATGGCAGGGCGTGTGGTGGGAAATGACCTTCGTGACCGCCGCGATTTTTTTGCTGGTGCTGTCCTTCAATATCCTTGGCGACCGTCTCCGTGATCTGCTCGATCCGAGAACACGGCTCGCCGAATCATCGGGAGCAGCTTGA
- a CDS encoding tetratricopeptide repeat protein, with protein MKGLAWLLAALWWLSVVAPPAQAGDESPESRFDAAKQAYDNGNYSEAGRIFGELIREFPSEPALHFNLGNALARQGRVGEAMAAYLRALLLAPRDPDAQANVRFLRESRGLPSPADPSMLEYAFSRLSRDEWESAATASWWAGSALFILSLLMRGAPRLLRSIGWLLLAVALVAVCGVGYWIWYERQPWAVVTATGQQVLFAPLPDATPHFDVPEGFTLRVTATEGEWLRVQDGSRSGWLPQKAVQIVRLE; from the coding sequence ATGAAAGGCCTTGCGTGGCTCTTGGCGGCGCTCTGGTGGCTGTCTGTTGTCGCCCCGCCGGCACAGGCCGGCGATGAATCACCGGAATCACGTTTTGACGCAGCCAAACAGGCCTATGACAACGGAAACTACTCCGAAGCTGGACGCATCTTTGGCGAGCTTATCCGCGAGTTTCCTTCCGAGCCGGCGCTGCACTTCAACCTCGGGAATGCCCTGGCCAGGCAGGGACGTGTGGGAGAGGCGATGGCCGCTTATCTCCGCGCCCTCCTGTTGGCGCCCCGCGATCCGGATGCGCAGGCCAATGTGCGATTTCTTCGCGAATCCCGCGGCTTGCCCTCCCCCGCGGACCCCTCGATGCTCGAGTATGCGTTTTCCCGCCTTTCGCGCGACGAGTGGGAATCCGCGGCCACCGCTTCATGGTGGGCGGGATCCGCCCTGTTCATACTCTCTCTGCTGATGCGCGGCGCTCCGCGCCTTCTTCGCTCCATCGGATGGTTGCTTTTGGCGGTGGCATTGGTAGCCGTATGCGGGGTCGGATATTGGATCTGGTATGAGCGGCAGCCCTGGGCAGTTGTTACCGCGACGGGCCAGCAGGTCCTCTTCGCGCCGCTTCCCGACGCGACCCCTCACTTTGACGTTCCCGAGGGATTTACCTTGCGGGTAACCGCAACCGAAGGCGAGTGGCTTCGCGTGCAGGATGGTTCGCGGTCGGGTTGGCTTCCCCAAAAAGCAGTCCAAATTGTCCGATTGGAATAA